Part of the Nicotiana tabacum cultivar K326 chromosome 20, ASM71507v2, whole genome shotgun sequence genome, GGAGCAACGCCAACCGCAACCTCTCAATATGGAGATCCTCCGTCTCGCCGGTAATGTCTGGGTGCAAAAACGCCATATGATCTCTGATGCCTGACAAAGCAACGCGAATGCCCCCTCTCTGTACATCGTCACCCTAAGGTCTATAACCAGTAAACTGCCCCATCATATCCAAATATTGTCCACGCGTCATGGATCTAATGTACTGGGGCAGTGCCCGTCCATCTATGCGCAGCCcgtacaaaacctgaacatctTCCAGCGTGATAGTGGCCTCTCCAGTGGGCAAGTAAAAAGTATGCGTCTCCGGTATCCACCGCTCTACCAAGGCCGTAATGAGAGACCAATCAAGCTGCATCCGCCCAATCCGAAAAATCGTATAGAAGCCCGTAGCCTGTAGGCGCGCGACTATGCGGGCATGGAAAGGATGCTGCGCCATGAACTCCCACAAATCGTCAGGTCTCCTGGCGCGGAGAGGCTCATCCGATAGCTGTCCCTCCCATACAAAGGAGGACCTATGGTCGCCCTGCAACACTAATAGCTGATCCTCGGCAGGTCCAGGATGCGCAGGCGGAAtgtccatgtcgtctactataatttaaagaaaattaattgtgtgtgttagtttaataaattaaataattatttttaatattggattaagtaattatctatgggttccgaTCTCGatttttgaggcccggtagcaccaagttatccttaattattatgcgtgtcaatttcaacatttttagaattttgttagtttaataaattaaattaaaattcctTGAATTGGatttaataattatgtatgggttccaggctcgatatttgagaccTGGTAGCACCAacctatccttaattattatgcgtgtcaattttaatatttttagaattttgttagcttaataaattaaataattaattatttttaatattggacttaataattatgtatgagttccaggctcgatatttgaggcccggtagcaccaagttatccttaattattatgcgtgtcaatttcagtTACCGATGgaattttgttagcttaataaattaaataattaattatttttaatattggacttaataattatgtatgggttccaggctcgatatttgagaccCGGTAGCACAAAGCTAtctttaattattatgtgtgtcaattttaatatttttagaattttgttagcttaataaattaaataattaattatttttaatattggactgaataattatgtatgggttcccggctcgatatttgaggcccggtagcaccaagttatccttaattattatgcgtgtcaatttcaaatACCGatggaattttgttagtttaaggaattaaattaaaaattattgaattggactgaataattatgtatggattccaggctcgatatttgaggcccggtagcaccaagctatccttaattattatgtgtgtcaatttcaacatttttagaattttgttagcttaataaattaaataattaattatttttaatattggactgaataattatgtatgggttcctggctcgatatttgaggcccggtagcaccaagttatccttaattattatgtgtgtcaatttcaattttttagaattttgttagtttaataaattaaattaaaattccttgaattggactgaataattatgtatgggttccaggctcgatatttgaggcccggtagcaccaagctatccttaattattatgcatgtcaatttcaatatttttagaattttgttagcttaataaattaaataattaattattatgtatgggttccaggttcgatatttgatttaatttgacaacatatattaattttttacttttgtaagtttatttttataaattaaataattaattttttactacgctaaaaggctatacattttactacgctaaaaggctctatattttactacgctaaaagactctatattttactacgctaaaagatcactgttacatataaaaacaacaaacataacatacaaatatgaacaacaaactaaataaataatatttatttattatttaagcaaataaaaacataacattaacatttaaaattatttgtcaaattttaacaattttttgtcccaaaactaataaatcaatccgggtataaataagatacaaatttaaacacaaacataacacaaattaacatggAAACATATTCAACAACGGAAATATGCATgtactatacgagtttcgacataaacaaaatcgaaatacctcgatttaagttttTTAAAATTGAGTCAAATCGAAATTTTGCACCTGAATGAAGGAATTCAAAGCTTGTCTTGTATGCGGGACCTACACTCTTTGCTTTTTGGGTGACGGGTGGggcccaatttttttttaaatttgaccGAGGGGGGAGGGGGGACCAGCAGTGGAGCAGGGGTGTTCTTTTTTAATGGTGATGATTCTGTCGTTGTCTTTGGGAAGAAGagctttctattttttttagagTAAAATAtagtataatactgcattttcCTTAAACGCAGTATTGTATTGCGTTTCCCTTTAATTAAATATAGCCGGGCCCAATATTAATAGgaaaatgcagtattatactgcgtttttcttaaaaaaattaattttttaataatacgcagtataatactgcgttttactttaacggctAACTTTTCGTTAAAGTAAAATGTAGTATTATACTGTATTTtagttatttatgtaattttttttagtAGTAAAAACGTATTTTTTTTTTGCCTAAAAAGGCATTAGAGAATGCATTCCGAGTCAATAACCGCCACGTACCTGAAATCTTCAACGGTCGTACCGTTACATTGCGCCGATGCGCACATTAGTACTATCAAAATGTCATCGTTCTTTACCAAGTCCTCCTATAGTTTGTTCAACTCCCTAGACTCAAAAATAGAAATAcgacaaaaataagaaaaatgaactaCACAATCCCATATTACCAAACGCTCCCTTTAGCACGTGTAAACCCAACATATTAAACCTTCTTCACAGTCAATTCACACAGTCTTTCACGCGCCAATTCCTCGTTGTATGCATAAAATTAAAAAACTAAacataaaacaaaataatttaatattctcttttttttttttcttttttccaaaaatattctCTTCTTCAACGCGGTTAAAGAAATGGAAAAAACTTGGTTGAGAAGCAGAAGAAGAAAAGGTTGAATTTATGAAAAATTCAATCGTTGGAAAACTCGTCTTCTTCAACTTCGTTCAACTTAATTCATAATTTATCAAGTTAATCAAAAAACAAAtacataaaagaagaagaagaagacgagaaGTAGAATTGCTCCGGCCGGCGACGTAGGTCCGGCGAAATCAAAGGAATATCCTCCGGCGACGGCGTAGTTCCGTTGAGATCAAAGGAATTTGTAGAAGAAAATATTCCGTTCGGGAGAAGAATATTTGGTCCGCGAGATCAGAGGAATTATGGCGGGGGGATGGAGAGGATCTGGATCGGCGGATGGAACAGCGGCGATGAGGAACAGAATCGCATCTTCTAAGAACATTCGTTTGGGTAAAGTACAGCCACAAGCGCCTGGTCATCGAACCGTCTTTTGTAATGATCGTGATGCCAATGCTCTCACCAAATTCAAGGTTTTTTCCTCTTTTCATTCTTAATTATTGTGTATATGTTATTTCCTCTGTAAAagtcttaatttttttttgttaattatcaCCAAATGCATTGGTTTAGAATGGTAAATGTGGGTTCAGGGATTGGTTGATGTGTAAGGACTTGAAATAGTTTGAGTTTACTGGCTGGGGTTTTAATAAAAAGGTAGCCTGGACCCTGGTGCATTAAGCTTCCGCTATCCATGGGTCCTGGGAAGGATGGGAATTTAATGAAAAGGTAGCCTGGACTGGAccatattatttttgttgcatGACCCTGACATCCTGGTCACGCAGTGACTAACTCTTACTATTGTGCTAAGGCTCCCTTTCAGTTACTGGAAAATGATGGATAGGTTAAATGCTATTTGGAATGGCTAGTTGGTGCCAAAACTCTCTCTTCAAGGGTCACTTAAATCGTTTATTAAGGAAGATTCCAAATGTTAGCTGTCTAGTGCTGTGCATATACAACCATGTTCCTTACAAGTGTTAAATTGCACCTAAAAATGATGTGGTgaattcccttttctttttcaggGAAATTCTGTGTCGACcacaaagtatgacatcataacATTCTTGCCAAAGGGGTTATTTGAACAGGTAAATTGTTTTATCTCCTATGTTACGTCTTCTACTATCGCTTTCGCTCATTTAAGCAGTCCGTATCTCTACCAAGCTTTAACTGTAAGTTTAGTTCGAAAGTTGGAAACGTCCGAGTTACACAAAATTTAGTTAAATCAGCTATACATGAGCTTATTATACAGGATGTTTAATACAGAGGTCCATGATCCTGCAATAACCTCATAGAAGGACCTCGTTCTAAATCATGTATGCCATGTTGAAACCTATTAACATAGAATGTAGAGGGAGAAGTTTCTTGAGTAACTGGTAAAGATTTTTAAGTAGGTTCGTTCATGCAATATGATACTGGTCAAGAAAAAAGCTCATGAAAACTATAAGATATAGTCCCGCCGTATCTATATGAGAAAAGAAAAGTAATAAGAAATGTTCTGTTTCCCTTATATGAAAATTTTCTACTTATTTTTTTCAAGGGCATCAGACCAATCTAAAGGCACCAAGAGTTGAGTCATGTGCCTCCGCGATGTCCTAATTCATGCGTTTCAGGAATTAAGAATACTAGGCACTTTGTTCAATGTACttcaaaacaaaatttgattaACATTTTGAGAAATTCAGAATATTAGCATATTGGAATTTTTGTTGATAAGTAGGGTAAAGTTTTATATAAGCACCAACATCAAGAGTATGATGTCATGTACAACAGTAGATCAAAAGAAGACCCTACAAGTTGTGCAAAGAACTAATAAGGTCAATCATGGCCTCAACATCGTGAGTATCATGTACATTTGCCAATGTTACTCCAAAAAGTAAGCAGAGAAATACTATGAATTTAAGACTAGCTACATTCTCCTTTTCCTCTTCAAAAATTTTGGAGTTTCTTTCTCTCCAGATGACCCACCAAGTGAAGATTTGAACTTTGTAAGAAGCAGAACTTCGCCAAATCTTTTTCCAAGGCCAAATTGATATTGCATTCTATGAATTGAGCAAAAGGGTGTAGCATGACTTGACTGAAAAGTACCATCTTTCCTGCCTTTCCAATAGATGTAGTCTTTCTTGTCTGCTCTTGTAGATTAGCAAGTTGGAAATTTAGAATGTTGGAAGCATCTTTTAAATGTAAATTAGTTATTACATAACCGTAAATATGGATAAAGTTCCCAATCCAGCTGTATTATTCAATACTTGTCTTTTTATAATCTTTATCTTATCTCTTCACCCTTCTTTTTATAATGACAGTTCAGGCGGGTGGCTAATCTGTATTTCCTTATGATCTCAATTTTGTCGTGCACTCCGGTCAGGTATGTCAATTTGTCTCTTCAGTATGTATTATGTGGCTTAACTTATCCTCTCTCTTTGTCTCCCCAAACACCAAAAAGATAGAAGTGGGGATGTGCTCGTGAGAATAAGTGAGATTACTTTATTGTGAGAATTGGGCCTGGAAGAAgagattttttctttattttgatcaTCTGGTGACTAAAATCTTCTTGCAACTGTTTTAAGAAGTGAATCAGTACATTGTATTAGCTGAGCTATGTTTCCTGCGTATTTTTGCCTGAAAATAATGCTTTAATGCAGTCCTGTAAGTCCAATAACGAATGTGCTTCCTTTGAGCTTGGTGCTTCTCGTCTCTCTTATTAAGGAGGCTTGGGAGGATTGGGTGAGTACTGGTTGTCCATTTCCTTCTCATAGTTTTGATTCATAAAATGCCATTTTTTCATGACGTTCTTAAGATAGATTATCCTTTTTCCCTTTTGCATCTGACCTATTTGCTTACGTTTGCTTTTCTTGTTCCTTTGATATTATTACAGAAGCGATTTCAGAATGACTTGTCAATTAACAATTCTTCTATAGACGTGTTGCAAGATCAAAATTGGGTTTCTGTACCTTGGAAGAAGCTGCAGGTTGGAGACATTGTGAGAGTAAGTGTAAACGTACAAAGAAGTCATTGCagttttgtactctcttttgttttttatCCAACTAGCTATGCAGCTTTCTCGCTCCAGCTCTTTTGTTTTTGACGTTCATTATCGACTTTTGTTTTGTCTGATTTGTGACATAGGAATTATCTTAGCTTGTTTGAAGGTTATTTTCTGCTAGTTTGTTATATTAATGGATATTTCACATGGATGTGTGTCTGTTGATTATTTTTAAGTACGTAATCTGCATGGGTACATTCACATTTCAGAAGGATTCTTTTCTACTTTGAATTGATCCATATATACCAGCATCCTAGTTGACTGACATGTTTGAACTAGGGTAACCAAGGTAAATGGAAGATGGTATCAGTGTAAAAGAAGTGGAACACATACTTTAATtgcttgtcactttgttgataaATGCTCTATTGTTTCCAACATATTTCTTTTTCCAACACTAACCTGTTCCTCTTTGATCTTATAGTTTCAAAAGAGATTTTATTCTGATCATAGAATCTGGAATGACATCCAACTATTTAATGTCTAAGTCACAAGAACATTTAGCCAATCAACTTTTCTTTAGTTAAATGCTTTAGTATGGGTAGGAGAGAGGATGTATACCAGCGAGGCAACAACCTTCTACTTGCATTTCTGCAAAGTGGCTGTTTCCACTTCTCAAACCCTTGAACTACTGGTCATCAAAGGAGAAAGTCTATATTGCGCCAAAGCTGTCGTGGATATGCTTCTTTTTGCATATATATGAGTTAGAATCTGCTTTTGATGGTGTCAGAGCTGGATGTCTGGTCGTGACACCAGTTAGTCACATGGCCGTTTAAATTCTGGCTTTGAGTGAGCTATGTGAATGGCTAACTACTAAAATATTTGAATTCATGTTACCATACATTTTCCTCTTGGTGGATTCTCGTGCATTGCGGAAGATGGTGAATAATTGGTACTGACATCCTCTTAGTTGCTCTTGAGAAAGACACTAGATTACTTAATTACCTGCCCCTTAACTGCACCATCTCTATTCCGCCCTTGCTTGGAGCAATGCCATGTTGAAGACCATCCATTCGCTATTTAGTGAGCTCTAAAACAACATTAATGAAATAGAGGTAGACTTACCTAATCATAAATCAAAGACTCTGTCTACTCACTATATTAAATTGGTAACACACCTCTCATGAAAGTTGTTTTACACATCATTAAACAAGATATTAGATAAATACAGGGATACTTCTATTATTGAAGTACAGGTAAGCTCTAGTAGCTGAGAACTTTGGATCTAAGCTCTAAGACTTATAAAAGTTAAGTCCTTATTTTATGTGGGGTTGAATCTAAAGAGTTATAAACAGCCACCAATCTGCTTGTCTAGCTCAGTCTGTGGGCTCCCACCTTGGGGATGACTATCTGGCCATCATTCAAATTTGGTAGACCTACTAGGATAATTATGGAGAATCTTCAAATGGAAAATACACTGTGTTCCTTCTCCCACAAAAAAAAGTTAAGGAATTCAAATTTGTTGCTTCTCAAAATAGTTGCAGTACTTCAAAAGAAATTTGTTTGTGAACTTTTGACAAAAACTAGGAAATGCTCTTTATTTCAGTGAAGAATTTAAGGTGGTATAAGTTGGTTATTCTTGTGCAGGTTAAGCAGGACCAGTTCTTTCCAGCAGATCTTCTTTTTCTTGCCAGCACAAACCCTGATGGGGTCTGCTACACTGAGGTTGTACTTGGTCTGCATCAAAAtgatcttttttcttttaatttccttTTGAGAAAAAACTAGCTTGGTCTAGTTTATTTCGAAAGGAATATTCTTATATACCATAAATGAATGCATTGGTCTCTTATCTCTACCGtccttctctcttgatttcttCATGAATTACTGCAGACAGCAAATTTGGATGGTGAAACTAATTTAAAGATCAGAAAAGCACTAGAGAAAACCTGGGATTATGTGACTCCCGATAAAGTCTCTGAATTTAAAGGTTGGTCCTCTGTGCTGCTAGTTCAGTCTAGTCTCTGCATGATTATGCATGTATGTGGATTTTCTGATGTCCAAATGTCATCATCTTAAATTTGAGTAGGCATGCAGAATTTTCTCCATCTAGCTTTCTCCTCTTTGCTGCTTCCTAAGCATCAGATTAGGTAAAATCAACCACAAGTTAACCATCAGAATTGGGGAAACATGCTTTTGATGTTCTCTTGATTACGGTGCACTTTAACACCAATAGTCATGGTTTAATTTTATATACTTAGCATGTAAGTTCAGGAGGTCATACATTGTTGATACTTATTTTCTGACCTTGGCGTTAGAAGCAGATGTGGAGTAATTGTTAATGTGGCGTCCACATAATGAAAACAAAGATTCATGTATAAATATAAGTTACTGCGAACGAACAGCTTAAAACATTTTAGATTGTTACCATTGAGTATCTATGATCTCCTGCGGATGCTTTTAACAGAAATGCTATTGCTATATCATTTATATCACATCATGATGATTTTGTTACGTCTTTAGTGAAATCTTGATTATTTGATTCTAATGCAACCCTGAATATTCCTTTGTAGGATGATGTGTTTGATGTTTCCTTGTATGTTTCGTCTTTCCAGGAGAAGTACAGTGTGAGCAACCTAATAACTCATTATACACTTTCGCTGGCAATCTGATAATTCAAAAACAAACCTTGCCACTCGGTCCAAATCAACTTCTATTAAGGGTACTTAGTCTTTTCCCGTgtgttttttcttcatcttttgtttgtttgtttgtctgtttctctctctctctctctgtgtgtgtgGTTCATACAATATTATGTAGATGGGCAAAGGGCAGCCCggtacactaagctcccgctatgcgcggggtccggagaagggccggaccacaagagtctatagtacgcaaccttaccctgtatttctgcaagaggctgtttccacggcttgaacccgtgaccgcctggtcacatggcaacaactttaccagtagATGGAAAACAGGAGAAGTTATGGTTTATTGACTCTTATTGTTGGTTCATGTTAATATAACCTGAGTCCTTCTCTTTTCCATTTTGTGCATTAAACTTGGAGTTTCTCTGCATTTGCTATCCTTCTTCTCTGATGCGGAGAAAGTATACTTGTTAATTATGAGTTGCATTTTCCTTCTTGATATTACCTCTATTTTGTACAGGGCTGCAGCCTGAGAAACACACAGTACATTGTTGGGGCTGTCATTTTTTCAGGGCATGAAACAAAGGTACCAATTTTTTATTTAAGTTATAAGCTaccacacacacatacacaggCTATCTATCTTTGTCTCTCCTCCTGTCCCTCTTTTTTTTTGGGTGTGGGGTGTGGGGGTGGGGGGCACGAGTTAATTTTGCTGGGcatctttcaaaaataatttaaagaagtAGGTTACTCATGCCATTAACTAGTTCAGTAACAACTATTTCTTTTATTCTATTCATGGATATTTTTGTCTAAAGATTTAGGAACATCCTGCCGTTATCGAATATTCAATTGGTTTATCTTTATGCTGTGCTTTGTGACCCttgttttcttttgcttcttcgcTTAGGTTTATATTTTAAGTAGATCGTCAACTGTGTTTTCACTGCAGGTTATGATGAATGCAATGAAGATTCCTTCCAAGAGAAGCTCCTTGGAGAAGAAACTTGATAAACTTATTTTGACTCTTTTTAGTGTTCTCTTCAGCATGTGTCTATTAGGAGCTATAGGCAGGTTCGATTAGTTTCTACAAGCTACCTGCCATTTTAGAGCACTGCGTTATATTCCCATCAGTTTTGAAAATGTTTCTTGGATCTTTGCAGTGGTATCTTCATAAATaagaaatattattatttacgGTTTGAAAGCAGTGCTGATGCACAATCCAATCCTGACAATAAATTTGTGGTAACTAATAGATTTTCTCGACTTGCTGAACCTTCTCATTATTTCTGCTGTTCTTTCTTTGTATTTGTTTCCATTTACTCTTTTGGTTTTTGCACAGGTAGCTGCTTTGACCATGTTCACCTTAATCACTCTCTATTCACCGATTATTCCCATCTCTCTCTATGTTTCTGTTGAGGTAGATCCTAacagtttttgtttgttttttttgttgCGTTATGCAGAATTTTGATTTGAAGTATctttttctcttattcttatCTTTTCTCTGGTTTTCACTTACAGATGATTAAGTTTATTCAGTCCACAAAATTCATCAACAATGATTTACACATGTACCATGCTGAGAGTAACACCCCTGCACAAGCTAGGACATCTAATTTGAACGAGGAACTTGGGCAGGTAATTTTGAGTCAGGGACTAGTATGGTGAAATTGTTTTGCTCGCGGTGCAATATGTGTCCTTATTTTCCCTTAGCTATAATTTGAACTGTCTATGTGTGAATCATTGATCATTGATCTCTATGGGTAGGTGGAATACATATTTTCTGACAAAACTGGAACTCTAACGAGGAACTTGATGGAGTTTTTCAAGTGTTCAATTGGAGGAGAGATATATGGCAGTGGTATTACTGAAATTGAGATGGGAACTGCACAAAGAAGTGGAATGAGAGTTGAGGTAAACAACCTTTAAATAGGTATAAAATATAAACAGATTCATGGCTCAGCATTTTGTTGATTTGGAGAATTGTTATAGGTTCAAAAATCATCCAACAAGGCACGAGAAAAAGGTTTCAATTTTGATGATGCTCGGCTGATGCGAGGTGCCTGGAGGAATGAATCTAATCCTGATGCATGCAAGGTATATGATGGGATTATTATAGTGGAATAAAACCACAAAAATCAGTTGGTTTGCGCCCAAGTCATTGTTTGAACAATGAAAAATCATTAACTTGCTGCTAAACAAAAGACCATAAAGAACTGCTGTTGTAGTactcatcccccccccccctctctctctctctctatatatatatatgcagaaCCTTCTTGTTGTTGTTAACGAAGTTAATGGAAATTAGATATAGCTAAAAGTGTAAGTTACACTGTTTTAGTAAAAATCAAAAACTTCTATTCATTCGCTCGCCTTTGTTTTATGTTCTTTTTTTACTTAGTTATTTCTGTGGCCTTCAGTTGATATTCATATGCAACTCATTGTGTTATTGACCTCCATTCTCTTACTCCCTTCATCTTAATCTGAATGCCCATTTTTCCCGCATTATTAAGAGAAGACTTGaaaatggttgttgtttcattttaCATGGAGAACATGTTGGGGCTATGCATTAAGGAAAAGGTGAACATTTTGTATATGGTTTTGTTTGGGGGGAATATAAAATTTGGTTAGTAACTTTTGGATTTGAATACAAAAGTGCAGTCTGATTTCTTCTTTAGCACTCATAGACATCTAACCTAACAATGACCAAGGTTGTTTGTTCAGGAATTCTTCAGATGCCTTGCAATATGTCATACCGTGCTGCCTGAAGGTGAAGAGACCCCAGAAAAAATACGATATCAGGCAGCTTCTCCTGATGAAGCTGCTCTGGTTGCAGCAGCAAAGAACTTTGGCTTCTTCTTTTACAAGTGCGTGGCTACTTACAATTTTAATTAGACCTATCAGAAAGAAGAAGTAGAATTTCTGTTACATTTATGCTGCTGGAAGTGATACGATTTCATCGTGAATCTGTTTATTATGTGTATCTATGGAAGCTTAGGTGGTAACTAACATAAATTATGTGGCTGGAAGACTTAAGGAGTGTTGTTGTCTTCAAAGTCTAAGTGGTGAAACCAATCACCATTTCATGGAATAGTGCATGTAAACCTATTCTTCTAATCTGATTCTTCTTGTTAATTTCTTCAAGTATGGAAAGAAGAGATTCAAATTGAAAATGAAATATGCTGTTTCTGGTGCTAACTCTTAAGAACATCTATAGATTCTTAACAGAATATTCTGTTACACTAACTACAGGTACTATAAACGCCATCTTGGTGGGAGGTTGAGTTGTTTGTGGTGGGGGTAGGGGATTTTAATTGTAGAATGAATTGAGAAATCTAGTGATGGCGTGAACCAAATTTCTGGTATTTATTTTCTTGAGGTGTCAACTTGTTAATTGCATGCTATTTTTCTCTCGGTGGAAGATTATGTAAGAAATAGTATATTGTCGGTAACAGAAACCGGGTTCAATAAATTATCTGTTAGAACAGTTAGCAAAAGGCATTGTCTGCTAAATACATAGTTATATCAGATTATGGAAAGAGTTAGGGTTGCTTATTTTGTGTCATTGTTACTGCTCGCTCTTCTATTTATTTCTGGTCCTCcattaattttacatttttgcaGGCGTACTCCAACATTGATTTATGTGCGCGAATCACATGTTGAGAAGATGGGAAAGGTTCAAGATATACCCTATGAGATTTTGAATGTCCTTGAATTCAACAGGTCTTTGGACTTTCTAACTTATAATATCTGTTGCCTGCATGATGCTATGAGGTTTGACTGTGATCCTTATTTTTATATTCAGTACGAGAAAGCGTCAGTCTGTTGTATGTCGCTATCCTGATGGCAGATTGGTACTCTATTGCAAGGTAGGCACTTTACAAAGAAAGACTTTTTACTTGGATTACTTCTTAGAATATTATCATAGAGCCTTCTTTTTCACAGGGTGCAGATAATGTTATTTATGAGAGGTTGCATGATGGAGacaatgatttgaaaaaaagaacTAGGGAGCACTTGGAGCAATTTGGTGCTGCTGGACTTCGTACACTTTGCTTGGCTTATAGAGATCTAACCCCAGATGAGTATGAAAGTTGGAATGAAAAATTCATTCAAGCAAAATCTTCTCTTCGAGATCGAGAGAAGAAATTGGATGAGGTGCGTATCAGTAGTTCACACTGCTGTTATATTTTCCAGATCTATTACATTTTGTCtgttttttaatatatttttcctttttcgaGGTGACTTTTAATGATTGTTAATTCATTGTTTGGCACAGTTAAGTTCGTCTTTTCttgggatttctagttttatcGTTATTTACATTGATTGATGGAAGAGATTTGAAAATTTGCTAGTCCCTTTTGGCAAGGGTTGCTCTATTCTGCATGTTTCAAAAGTTCCCTTCATTGTTATCCTTCAGGCTCAAGGTGCCGGACTTAAGTTCCAAAATTGATTTCAAAGTATAATTTGATCTATTCCAGAGAATGGATGATGTAATTAAACTCATTAATAGCTTTTTGGCAACAGTTCGTAGTAGATTTCAAGTATTTGCCCGCTGTTATCAGCTGTTAAGATGCTCTTAAATCTTAAGACTATAAATGGATGGAGGTTGTATATTAAGA contains:
- the LOC107828610 gene encoding serine/threonine-protein phosphatase 7 long form homolog, with the protein product MDIPPAHPGPAEDQLLVLQGDHRSSFVWEGQLSDEPLRARRPDDLWEFMAQHPFHARIVARLQATGFYTIFRIGRMQLDWSLITALVERWIPETHTFYLPTGEATITLEDVQVLYGLRIDGRALPQYIRSMTRGQYLDMMGQFTGYRP